From a single Raphanus sativus cultivar WK10039 chromosome 3, ASM80110v3, whole genome shotgun sequence genomic region:
- the LOC108847905 gene encoding uncharacterized protein LOC108847905: MSTVSKTRSRDKNVVSDSHKAPSKASGSIGATTGGAYNLLLETVESTGSASLHNNGRFRNIDDSDSTGADCDSVSNNGSWSGDSEDHKEKAAPSTATAKQETIPGAADNDKREKMRLKNERKHQRQKEKRAQELHERCCQFLMSRKLEVLVQQVIAMGISHDRATYALMLNEGKIEEAISWLFDDGGANVADEKLVPTSGNLKLDISQELGRILELEREYKCAKQDVEKAVVTAEGDIEKAEESLRRQKQEQPTASVKTEDVSDSASVSKAPSVHASESRVAQLQPNSGMYTSGGEEDRRSLGYLRGSSYVNGESGNQRVDRIHMELQWMKMQQNAALEEKKRMLNLQTQQLSRPREETHYVSAQGGGQFKRLQQREPVMAMQQQQQQQRSQSANTNTLPVSTMNSSFTVSAAARGGGSDWYPANRSEAAQSNGYLPTRTLPPNDQNSNLMYQQLQYQHYQGQVSNGHRMSGGTAPHTVAPAASLGLFSGYGSTSSSGLDWNTDGSVGYSDYNNIDWSLDRGLASPRPNLAASSSYEAHMNGRTRTMGVQEAALVGNGREWTSPFEGKDLFSLSRQYVPPSL, encoded by the coding sequence ATGTCTACTGTGTCCAAGACCAGATCAAGAGACAAGAACGTCGTGAGTGATTCACACAAGGCACCAAGTAAAGCCTCGGGATCCATAGGTGCAACTACTGGTGGTGCCTACAATCTTCTTTTGGAGACCGTTGAGTCAACCGGTTCCGCATCGCTTCACAACAATGGCCGTTTCAGAAACATTGATGACTCGGATTCAACCGGAGCCGACTGTGATTCCGTCTCTAACAACGGTAGTTGGTCAGGCGATTCGGAAGATCACAAAGAGAAAGCAGCACCTTCCACAGCTACCGCGAAGCAAGAAACCATCCCCGGAGCAGCTGACAACGATAAGCGAGAGAAGATGCGGCTTAAGAACGAAAGAAAGCACCAGCGTCAGAAGGAGAAGCGAGCTCAGGAGTTGCACGAGCGGTGCTGTCAGTTTCTGATGTCGAGGAAGCTTGAAGTGCTTGTTCAGCAGGTCATAGCTATGGGGATTTCTCATGATAGGGCGACTTACGCTCTGATGTTGAACGAAGGGAAGATAGAAGAGGCTATTAGTTGGCTGTTTGATGATGGTGGGGCAAATGTAGCGGATGAGAAACTAGTTCCGACCTCTGGGAACTTAAAGCTTGACATATCGCAAGAGCTGGGGAGAATCTTGGAGTTGGAGAGGGAATATAAGTGCGCCAAGCAGGATGTAGAAAAGGCTGTGGTTACAGCGGAAGGGGATATTGAGAAAGCAGAAGAGTCATTAAGAAGACAGAAGCAAGAGCAACCTACTGCTTCTGTAAAAACAGAGGATGTTAGTGATAGTGCTTCAGTTAGCAAAGCCCCTTCTGTGCATGCAAGTGAAAGCAGAGTAGCACAGTTGCAACCTAACTCAGGTATGTATACTTCAGGGGGAGAAGAAGATAGAAGGAGTCTCGGTTACCTTAGAGGATCCAGCTATGTTAATGGAGAATCCGGAAACCAGAGAGTAGATAGAATTCACATGGAATTGCAGTGGATGAAAATGCAACAGAATGCTGCCCTGGAAGAGAAGAAACGCATGTTAAATCTACAAACACAACAGCTGTCACGGCCAAGAGAAGAAACGCATTATGTGTCGGCTCAAGGTGGTGGTCAATTCAAGAGACTTCAGCAGAGGGAACCAGTTATGGCGATgcagcaacagcagcagcaacaacgcTCTCAGTCAGCTAACACGAATACATTACCTGTCTCTACCATGAATTCATCCTTTACCGTATCAGCAGCAGCACGAGGAGGAGGCAGTGATTGGTACCCTGCAAATAGATCTGAAGCGGCTCAGTCCAACGGGTACTTACCCACAAGAACTCTGCCTCCTAATGATCAAAATTCAAACCTGATGTACCAGCAACTTCAGTACCAACACTATCAAGGCCAGGTGAGCAACGGTCACAGGATGTCAGGGGGTACTGCACCGCATACTGTGgctccagctgcttctcttggGCTCTTCTCGGGGTATGGATCAACATCTTCATCTGGGCTTGACTGGAACACGGATGGGTCAGTGGGATACTCGGATTACAACAACATTGATTGGAGTTTAGACAGAGGCCTAGCTAGTCCGAGGCCAAACCTAGCGGCATCATCCTCATATGAAGCACACATGAATGGAAGGACGAGAACTATGGGAGTTCAGGAAGCTGCATTAGTGGGGAATGGAAGAGAATGGACATCGCCGTTTGAGGGTAAAGATCTGTTTAGTTTGTCTAGGCAATACGTACCTCCTTCGCTTTGA